A single genomic interval of Spirosoma linguale DSM 74 harbors:
- a CDS encoding phosphoribosylformylglycinamidine synthase I (KEGG: nam:NAMH_0649 phosphoribosylformylglycinamidine synthase I~TIGRFAM: phosphoribosylformylglycinamidine synthase I~PFAM: CobB/CobQ domain protein glutamine amidotransferase), with protein sequence MKFGVVVFPGSNCDQDAVDALELMDQEVVKLWHKDHDLQGCDFIILPGGFSYGDYLRTGAVARFSPIMNEVIAHANRGGYLMGICNGFQILAEARLVPGVLLQNSSQKYVCKNIYLKPESTDALLTAGLDKPAYKIPIAHGDGRYFADADTLKALNDNNQVLFRYCDENGIVTEASNANGSLENIAGVTNKGKNVFGMMPHPERAADPVLGNTDGRLILEQILKAVLV encoded by the coding sequence ATGAAATTTGGCGTTGTTGTTTTTCCCGGTTCCAACTGCGATCAGGACGCAGTCGATGCACTGGAACTGATGGACCAGGAAGTTGTAAAACTCTGGCATAAAGATCATGATCTGCAAGGCTGCGATTTCATTATTCTGCCCGGCGGTTTCTCTTACGGCGACTACCTGCGCACGGGTGCCGTAGCGCGTTTTTCGCCCATTATGAACGAGGTGATTGCCCACGCCAACCGGGGCGGCTACCTGATGGGTATCTGCAACGGCTTCCAGATTCTGGCCGAAGCCCGGCTGGTACCAGGTGTTCTGCTGCAAAACAGCAGTCAGAAATACGTTTGCAAGAACATCTACCTGAAACCCGAATCGACGGACGCGCTGTTGACGGCGGGTCTGGATAAGCCTGCCTATAAAATACCCATTGCCCACGGTGATGGCCGGTACTTTGCCGACGCCGATACGCTGAAAGCTCTGAATGATAATAATCAGGTGTTGTTCCGGTATTGCGACGAGAATGGTATCGTTACAGAAGCGTCTAACGCCAACGGTAGCCTGGAAAATATTGCCGGTGTCACCAACAAAGGCAAAAACGTTTTCGGCATGATGCCCCACCCCGAGCGGGCCGCCGATCCAGTTCTCGGCAACACCGACGGACGGCTCATTCTGGAGCAGATTCTGAAGGCAGTATTGGTATAG